Proteins co-encoded in one Aggregicoccus sp. 17bor-14 genomic window:
- a CDS encoding toxin TcdB middle/N-terminal domain-containing protein, translating into MSRRLVFGLTLLLGVGLALPARADKSGTRPNVLSVPSGPGSVAGLGESFQVQLNSGSITEAVALQLPPGTGGLTPSLALTYDSGAGNGPVGLGWALRVSSVQRMTERGLPRYDSSDRLLLDGQELVRVAQDTWRLKNEGAFLRVRRSAEGFEVDLPSGSVRRYGLDAGSRVEGEAGAFAWYLEDEIDVWGNRVSYFYEKDGGLPYLVRVAYNRRAGAADNRVDFAYEARPDALTDYRSTFRVTTARRLKSARVFALGQQVRRYELAYRAGTDVSLLESLQMYGDDDRTALPPLRFQYSEAPTSLVGLQTLAAAPAKLPGSDADTELSDVDGDGFPDLLTAASGAHAYYRNLGAARFAERQDLPASPSVALGTSGVELADVDGDGLVDLLARTGSTSQAFRYFPNLGQGRWEPSVVLANNPSFVPEDPQTRWVDLDGDKLPDALRLTPTSATWWRNGGAGGFSQAQSLPLPPGGTALDFADGRVKLADLNGDRLLDLVFVRTGSVLWWPARGFGLFDAPESLPNAPDVGSAGEAQLQLADLTGDGLADLVRVDADHLDLWPLQPAGGFGPVRSLAGTPSTNARLTQVRLGDMNGNGTTDVVWLTPSADPDARVTYLDVTRGLRPNLLTRVENGLGLVRTLRFSTSADAYAAALAAGHPWTTRLPFSVQVLAESTLGDSRGGLSTTRYTYAQGHYDGRTREFRGFGQVEVRALGDDADPTAVEQHTYDLGLASEALKGRELARELGTEDGRLFVREVWTHAPRVYAAGLDGVDCVGVELTAHETSRFEGTQTPAVTREEWEYDGWGNPTLQRDYGLVVDGDPLGGGDELFVRRTFLNDAQGWVLGRLQEERAETPAGVRLSARRLYYDGPDFEGLPLGQLTRGQQTREERWVEADRWVSAQRVARDPYGNTVAMLTPRGARRSVEYDLATHTFPVREHVVGAEGGEGLTFQVDVVPGRGLVRSFTDANAATVRYAYDALERLVALAKPGDTLELPTFRYRYGLASPLSMRTTESRTVSGQDTVLTALSYYDGLGRALATYTQAEHGQWELSDRREYSRRGAVVREWDEALVASSGFVEAPPQTSAVLHDYDVLGREIRTIYPDGLRTETRYAPLRRELWDGEDLNPASPFHGTPLVQEQDGRGRTIAVTEDAGSARHVTRFSYDALGRTLAVVNAAGHATRYRYDGLGRLLELQHPDAGTRRFGYDDDDNLVDWQDATGQHLLKTYDGLGRLLTERHLRPDGASAGELRYHYDTPSPRTPGESAAFARGRLTWVEDLAGQEHFAYDARGHLVEDLRVVDGRDYRTRQRYDNLDRVVALTYPDDTTLDYVFNERGLLASVPGVVRSIDYNAVGLAVRREYANGVVATAEYDPHDRVRALRSTDAAGKTVQGLELQYDRAGALTQVRDSVHPDGGYSASRSFVYDALQRLERVSGPAGSASFSYDAVGNLLAKSDLGAYAYDPQAQPNAVRSVGGRPLTYDANGAVTSAFGRRFTYDVQGRLTEVATDKDLTRYAYDYEGHRTVKRVTAGGKEHTVVYVDRFSEERDGQLVKYVYSGDVRLARIGGGTPRTVTAVAAAHRAVGQGLSALSLLALVAGGALFAATGGRGRWARVLLAGGMAAALSACGGSPRGQPQPEGEPDAIYYVTDHLQSSTVLTNASGAVVSEAAYDAWGRQVVGTDEPYTFTGHEWDAEAGLYYSGARYYDPQLGRFLTPDTEVLGNPGHGVADPQVLNPYAYARNTPTSLADRDGRLPHILVGALVGATISTGIYLVKGAINGEAYTARGVLAAAASGAVTGAITAATGGASLIIQAGAEAAGSAASGVIERGIQTGSVKAAFNTEAMTQDAAAGVIGFGLGKAASAVGKKVLGAVSNRFGKAAQLAESAPGCSGGSCGLPGGGCFVAGTPVLVAGGERVPIQSVQVGDQVWVPSEDGTDPTPVAHTVTQVSHRQTGWLVDVTLENLAGETEVVAATPEHRFRQLGEWELRWTQARELRVGDQVLAAGLPLRVAAVSARAGHFDVFNLEVETAHAYVVGDTGAVVHNGAASCAKSAATASNYRDRFVKARPDLPAGFEVHHSLPQKYAETLEGAGINIHDLQFLRGVDDKTHNVITNMWNKFDKANKGNPTAAQIADFAQKIDKQFGDKFVWPGF; encoded by the coding sequence ATGTCGCGCCGTCTCGTGTTCGGGCTCACCCTGCTGCTGGGGGTAGGCCTGGCCCTCCCTGCGCGCGCCGACAAGTCCGGCACGCGCCCCAACGTCCTCTCCGTCCCCTCGGGCCCTGGCAGTGTGGCGGGCCTCGGGGAGTCGTTCCAGGTCCAGCTCAACTCCGGCAGCATCACGGAGGCCGTGGCGCTGCAGCTGCCGCCCGGCACCGGGGGGCTGACGCCCTCGCTCGCGCTCACCTACGACAGCGGCGCGGGCAATGGCCCGGTGGGGCTGGGGTGGGCGCTGCGCGTCTCCAGCGTGCAGCGCATGACCGAGCGCGGCCTGCCGCGCTACGACAGCTCCGACCGGCTCCTGCTGGACGGGCAGGAGCTGGTGCGGGTGGCGCAGGACACCTGGCGCCTGAAGAACGAGGGCGCCTTCCTGCGCGTGCGCCGCAGCGCCGAGGGCTTCGAGGTGGACCTGCCCTCCGGCAGCGTGCGCCGCTACGGCCTGGACGCGGGCTCGCGGGTGGAGGGAGAGGCGGGCGCGTTCGCCTGGTACCTCGAGGACGAGATCGACGTTTGGGGCAACCGGGTCAGCTACTTCTACGAGAAGGACGGCGGGCTGCCCTACCTCGTGCGCGTGGCCTACAACCGGCGGGCGGGCGCGGCGGACAACCGGGTGGACTTCGCCTACGAGGCGCGCCCCGACGCGCTGACGGACTACCGCTCCACGTTCCGCGTGACCACTGCGCGCCGCCTCAAGAGCGCGCGGGTGTTCGCGCTGGGGCAGCAGGTGCGCCGCTACGAGCTCGCCTACCGCGCCGGCACGGACGTCTCGTTGCTCGAGTCCCTGCAGATGTACGGCGACGACGACCGCACCGCGCTGCCTCCGTTGCGCTTCCAGTACAGCGAGGCTCCCACCTCGCTCGTCGGCCTGCAGACGCTCGCGGCCGCTCCCGCGAAGCTGCCTGGCAGCGACGCCGACACCGAGCTCTCGGACGTGGACGGCGACGGCTTCCCGGACCTGCTCACGGCCGCGAGCGGCGCGCACGCCTACTACCGCAACCTCGGCGCCGCGCGCTTCGCCGAGCGCCAGGACCTCCCGGCGAGCCCGTCCGTCGCACTGGGCACCAGCGGCGTGGAACTGGCGGACGTGGACGGCGACGGGCTCGTGGACCTGCTCGCGCGCACGGGCAGCACGTCGCAGGCGTTCCGCTACTTCCCCAACCTCGGGCAGGGGCGCTGGGAGCCCTCGGTGGTGCTCGCCAACAACCCCTCGTTCGTGCCCGAGGACCCGCAGACGCGCTGGGTGGACCTGGACGGCGACAAGCTGCCGGACGCGCTGCGCCTCACCCCCACGAGCGCCACCTGGTGGCGCAACGGTGGGGCAGGGGGTTTCTCACAGGCCCAGTCCCTGCCGCTGCCTCCGGGCGGCACGGCGCTGGACTTCGCGGACGGGCGCGTGAAGCTCGCGGACCTCAACGGGGACCGGCTGCTGGACCTGGTCTTCGTGCGCACGGGCTCGGTGCTCTGGTGGCCGGCGCGCGGCTTCGGCCTCTTCGATGCGCCCGAGTCCCTGCCCAACGCGCCGGACGTGGGCAGCGCCGGCGAGGCGCAGCTGCAACTGGCGGACCTCACCGGAGACGGCCTCGCGGACCTCGTGCGGGTGGACGCGGACCACCTGGACCTCTGGCCGCTGCAGCCCGCCGGGGGCTTTGGCCCCGTGCGCTCGCTCGCGGGGACGCCCTCCACCAACGCGCGCCTCACCCAGGTGCGCCTGGGTGACATGAACGGCAACGGCACCACGGACGTGGTGTGGCTCACGCCGAGCGCGGACCCGGACGCGCGCGTCACCTACCTGGACGTGACCCGCGGCCTGCGCCCCAACCTCCTCACGCGCGTGGAGAACGGGCTGGGGCTGGTGCGCACCCTGCGCTTCAGCACCAGCGCGGATGCCTACGCCGCGGCGCTGGCGGCGGGCCACCCGTGGACCACCCGCCTGCCCTTCAGCGTGCAGGTGCTCGCGGAGAGCACCCTCGGCGACTCGCGCGGCGGCCTCTCCACCACCCGCTACACCTACGCGCAGGGCCACTACGACGGCCGCACCCGCGAGTTCCGCGGCTTCGGCCAGGTGGAGGTGCGGGCGCTCGGCGACGACGCGGACCCCACCGCGGTGGAGCAGCACACCTATGACCTGGGGCTCGCGAGCGAGGCGCTCAAGGGCCGCGAGCTTGCCCGGGAGCTGGGCACCGAGGACGGCCGGCTCTTCGTGCGCGAGGTGTGGACCCATGCACCGCGGGTGTACGCCGCGGGCCTGGACGGCGTGGACTGCGTGGGCGTCGAGCTGACGGCGCACGAGACCTCCCGCTTCGAGGGAACGCAGACCCCGGCCGTCACGCGGGAGGAGTGGGAGTACGACGGGTGGGGCAACCCCACGCTGCAGCGCGACTACGGGCTGGTGGTGGACGGAGACCCCCTGGGGGGCGGAGACGAGCTGTTCGTGCGCCGCACCTTCCTGAACGACGCGCAGGGCTGGGTGCTCGGGCGGCTGCAGGAGGAGCGCGCGGAGACCCCCGCGGGCGTGCGCCTCTCCGCGCGCCGCCTGTACTACGACGGGCCCGACTTCGAGGGCCTGCCGCTCGGCCAGCTCACGCGCGGCCAGCAGACGCGCGAGGAGCGCTGGGTGGAGGCCGACCGTTGGGTGAGCGCCCAGCGCGTGGCGCGCGACCCCTACGGCAACACCGTGGCGATGCTCACGCCGCGAGGCGCACGGCGCAGCGTGGAGTACGACCTGGCCACGCACACCTTCCCGGTGCGAGAGCACGTGGTGGGCGCCGAGGGCGGAGAGGGGCTCACCTTCCAGGTGGACGTGGTGCCGGGCCGCGGGCTCGTGCGCTCGTTCACGGACGCCAACGCCGCCACCGTCCGCTATGCCTACGACGCGCTGGAGCGACTGGTCGCGCTGGCGAAGCCCGGCGACACGCTGGAGCTCCCCACCTTCCGCTACCGCTACGGCCTTGCCTCTCCGCTGAGCATGCGCACCACGGAGTCGCGCACCGTGTCAGGCCAGGACACGGTGCTCACGGCGCTCTCGTACTACGACGGCCTGGGCAGGGCGCTGGCCACGTACACCCAGGCCGAGCACGGGCAGTGGGAGCTGTCCGACCGGCGCGAGTACTCGCGCCGGGGCGCAGTGGTGCGCGAGTGGGACGAGGCGCTCGTGGCCTCCTCGGGCTTCGTCGAGGCCCCGCCCCAGACCTCCGCCGTCCTCCACGACTACGACGTCCTGGGTCGCGAGATCCGCACCATCTATCCGGACGGCCTTCGCACCGAGACGCGCTACGCGCCGCTGAGGCGCGAGCTGTGGGACGGCGAGGACCTGAACCCGGCTTCCCCCTTCCACGGCACACCGCTCGTGCAGGAGCAGGACGGCCGCGGGCGCACCATCGCCGTCACCGAGGACGCCGGCAGCGCTCGCCACGTCACCCGCTTCAGCTACGACGCCCTGGGACGCACGCTCGCGGTGGTGAACGCCGCGGGGCACGCCACCCGCTACCGTTACGATGGCCTGGGCCGCCTGCTCGAGCTGCAGCACCCGGACGCGGGCACACGCCGCTTCGGCTACGACGACGACGACAACCTCGTGGACTGGCAGGACGCCACGGGGCAGCACCTCCTCAAGACCTACGACGGGTTGGGGCGCCTGCTCACCGAGCGCCACCTGCGCCCGGACGGAGCCTCCGCGGGAGAGCTGCGCTACCACTACGACACTCCCTCGCCTCGCACGCCGGGGGAGTCCGCGGCCTTCGCCCGTGGCCGGCTCACCTGGGTCGAGGACCTCGCGGGCCAGGAGCACTTCGCCTACGACGCGCGCGGCCACCTGGTGGAGGACCTGCGCGTGGTGGACGGGCGCGACTACCGCACCCGCCAGCGCTACGACAACCTGGACCGGGTGGTGGCGCTCACCTACCCGGACGACACCACGCTCGACTACGTCTTCAACGAGCGCGGGCTCCTGGCGAGCGTGCCCGGTGTGGTGCGCAGCATCGATTACAACGCCGTGGGGCTCGCGGTGCGCCGCGAGTACGCGAACGGCGTGGTGGCCACCGCCGAGTACGATCCGCACGACCGCGTGCGCGCACTGCGCAGCACCGATGCTGCCGGCAAGACGGTGCAGGGGCTGGAGCTGCAGTACGACCGCGCGGGCGCGCTCACCCAGGTGCGCGACAGCGTGCACCCGGACGGTGGCTACAGCGCCTCGCGCAGCTTCGTGTACGACGCGCTCCAGCGGCTCGAGCGCGTGTCCGGTCCGGCCGGCAGCGCGAGCTTCTCCTACGACGCCGTCGGCAACCTGCTCGCCAAGAGCGACCTGGGGGCCTATGCCTACGATCCGCAGGCGCAGCCCAACGCCGTGCGCAGCGTGGGCGGCCGCCCGCTCACCTACGACGCGAACGGAGCGGTGACCTCTGCCTTCGGGCGCCGCTTCACCTACGACGTGCAGGGTCGCCTCACCGAGGTGGCCACCGACAAGGATCTCACCCGCTACGCCTACGACTACGAGGGCCACCGCACGGTGAAGCGGGTGACGGCCGGCGGCAAGGAGCACACGGTCGTCTACGTGGACCGCTTCAGCGAGGAGCGGGACGGGCAGCTGGTGAAGTACGTGTACTCGGGAGACGTGCGTCTCGCGCGCATCGGCGGGGGCACGCCGCGCACCGTGACGGCAGTGGCCGCGGCGCATCGCGCGGTGGGGCAGGGGCTCTCGGCGCTCTCACTGCTCGCGCTGGTCGCAGGCGGCGCCCTCTTCGCCGCGACCGGCGGACGCGGGCGCTGGGCGCGCGTGCTGCTCGCCGGCGGCATGGCGGCAGCGCTCAGCGCGTGTGGAGGTTCGCCCAGGGGGCAGCCTCAGCCCGAGGGTGAGCCGGACGCCATCTACTACGTCACCGATCACCTCCAGAGCTCCACGGTCCTCACGAACGCTTCGGGCGCAGTGGTGTCCGAGGCCGCGTACGACGCGTGGGGCCGCCAGGTGGTGGGCACCGACGAGCCCTACACCTTCACGGGACACGAGTGGGACGCGGAGGCCGGTCTCTACTACTCGGGGGCGCGCTACTACGATCCGCAGCTGGGCCGCTTCCTCACCCCGGACACGGAGGTGCTGGGCAACCCGGGCCACGGCGTCGCGGACCCGCAGGTGCTCAACCCCTACGCGTACGCGCGCAACACGCCCACGAGCCTCGCGGACCGCGACGGCCGGCTGCCGCACATCCTGGTGGGCGCGCTGGTGGGCGCGACCATCAGCACCGGCATCTACCTGGTGAAGGGGGCCATCAACGGCGAGGCGTACACGGCGCGCGGCGTGCTCGCTGCGGCCGCGAGCGGCGCCGTCACCGGCGCCATCACCGCGGCCACGGGCGGTGCGAGCCTCATCATCCAGGCGGGGGCGGAAGCCGCAGGCTCCGCTGCCTCGGGCGTCATCGAGCGCGGCATCCAGACGGGCAGCGTCAAGGCGGCGTTCAACACCGAGGCGATGACCCAGGACGCCGCGGCAGGCGTCATCGGCTTCGGTCTGGGCAAGGCCGCCTCGGCCGTGGGCAAGAAGGTGCTCGGTGCGGTGTCCAACCGCTTCGGGAAGGCGGCGCAGCTCGCGGAGTCCGCGCCCGGCTGCTCGGGTGGCTCCTGCGGTCTGCCCGGTGGTGGCTGCTTCGTGGCTGGCACACCGGTGCTCGTCGCTGGCGGTGAGCGGGTGCCCATCCAGAGCGTGCAGGTGGGTGATCAGGTCTGGGTGCCCTCGGAGGATGGGACCGACCCGACGCCCGTCGCGCACACCGTCACGCAGGTCTCCCACCGGCAGACGGGCTGGCTGGTCGACGTCACGCTCGAGAATCTCGCGGGTGAGACCGAGGTGGTCGCGGCGACGCCCGAGCACCGCTTCCGCCAGCTCGGCGAGTGGGAGCTGCGCTGGACGCAGGCGCGCGAGCTGCGCGTCGGAGACCAGGTCCTCGCAGCAGGTCTGCCGCTTCGGGTGGCGGCCGTCAGCGCTCGCGCGGGGCACTTCGACGTCTTCAACCTAGAGGTGGAGACGGCGCACGCGTACGTGGTCGGTGACACGGGCGCGGTGGTCCACAACGGGGCGGCGAGCTGTGCCAAGTCGGCGGCGACGGCTAGCAACTATCGCGATCGCTTCGTCAAGGCGCGCCCAGATCTTCCGGCAGGCTTCGAGGTTCATCACAGCCTTCCTCAGAAGTATGCGGAGACGCTCGAGGGAGCGGGCATCAACATCCACGATCTCCAATTCCTTCGAGGCGTCGATGACAAGACGCACAACGTCATCACGAACATGTGGAATAAGTTCGACAAGGCCAACAAGGGAAACCCGACGGCTGCGCAGATCGCCGACTTCGCTCAGAAGATCGACAAACAATTCGGAGACAAGTTCGTATGGCCCGGTTTCTAA